Sequence from the Acropora muricata isolate sample 2 chromosome 10, ASM3666990v1, whole genome shotgun sequence genome:
CTTACTCACTGGCCTTGGCCTCGTTCGTTCCAATACCGTCGTCCTTAAACTATGCACACGCTGCCTAAACTAACTCGTTTCCTTTGGAAAACAAACTTACAACAACTGAAAGTTGAGTAGTTTTGAAAAGCAAACTCCTAGTTCTTTTCTTACCCGCTCTTGATGAAAGTGattatgtctttattttcttcttctttctctgCATGTGGGGAAGTGTAGCAGTCATGTATAGCGAGACTTAATGACTTTTCTCGTGATTCagagcttagcttggcttgaaTGGTCATCTTATCTCCGTTCCTTACTACTGTCGATGTTCTCTGATCAGCCGTAAATGTTACGGGATCCAGTTTTTGAGACACCGTTACATTGGCAGTGGTCAACACGGGGCTTTCTAGGACTGCGAAATACAATTTTATGAACTTTTACAATGCAAGAGGTGAAATGGGTATTGTCAAGGTTGAAGCGGGTTTATTCCTGGTTTTGACTTGTTGAGACATCGACGGTTGGAGGGAGCGCTTATCCGAGGTACCGGTACAAAATGGGAATAGGAGGTCGCGATAATCTtatcagggagcttaagcaaacacgacgtcgacgaaagcgagaacgtcatctgaaaatgtaacttcgcgtttctgcaatcatttttcaattattcaaactcattatgcttgaaaaatgtgttctaactatcctggaattaaattggagccagcgcttgggacataggaagacaaaatttaacatttgtcatcatatgctcatgtcgtccacacaactgcaaaactggtcatttcacgtcgtagaaagaacgagaacgtctacaaaacgtcaaaaaatgaaaaatgcacgtgcaaagcgtgcaaaaatactgattttcattttcaaatatgcaaatttgtggggtttttgttgccgtcgtcgtcgtgtttgcttaagctccctaatttgaACTTGAAGCTGAGATTAAAGACGAATAACTTACCTTCACGAAATGAGTCTTTCTTAGCGCTTGATCTGTTGCTTGAACCCGGCAACGATTCCACGAAAGGTACTGATTTTTCTGTTTGTGCATCTTCTGCTACAGTAACTCTCCTTCCATTGAGGAGTAGCACCGTTTTCTTTCTGATCTTCTCCATTGATGACTGAACTGGTGATATTTCTGTTCCATCCTCTGGTTCTCCTTCTGTTACATTATCATGGTTGACGCCCTTGCTGTCAGAGGACTGGTCATTTTTCATCCGAATTTCATCTGAAGATTGTACAGTTACATTCTTTGACCATTGTTCTTCATTCCCTTCCAAAAGCTCCTTAGCGTTTGTAGAATTTGTAACATTCTGTCGTGGAAGTGACCCAATTATATCCGTTGTTGCGTTTTTAAACATGCATTGGACTTTCAAAACTTTAGTTGACTTCTTTAAGCCCTCATGTTCCTCAAATAGCACCGTCACAAGACTTGTGTAAATCACCCAGCCATTGCTGTATGTGTCCGTAGTTGTACCGTATTCGCTGGGCTTAAAGCTGACGATAATATGAGAGCTGTTCAGATAACGTTTCCTGCAACGCTTGCCGTTCAGAAGGAAAATGGCATCATCAACGTTTGGGATAAGCTTTGTGGATAACAAGATGGTGAAGTGATCCCGAAAACACTCAGTAGATATGGAATGGAAAGCAAGGATGCCCTCACCTGCAGACACTAATACAGCAAGGGTTCAGTTTTAGTCAAGCCGAGTTAATTTTAACCCGGGTTTGAAGACGTAATTAATGACCATCTGTATCGCACTTTTTTTGCGTCTGTGGTTCAGCCAACTGGTTTACCTTCAGGAAATTAACTTTGGAAAAGCAACTATTCAGGTGACATGAATACCTCGCTCCCTAAGGGCAGGATCGGCaacacgtttttttttgtttattctaaAGTAGGTGATAGCAAACTCAAAAGCAGTTGCTACTTCGGTAACCACACACATTCAAAATAGTATTAGCTctgttttcatttaatttaattagcTTATGAAGGgactgttattttttttaaattcagatTTGTGAATTTATAATGTCAGCATTGCGACATAAAACTTGAACTTGGCAACGAAAAGAGATGTCATACGAAGACGATCAATGAAAAGCGCGTTATGTCAAATTATTTTTCCGGCTATGCTATCTTACTTTGCACAACGCGAACCGGTAATCGCCTATAGAGGAAAATGCAGCGAAATGACAAGAGTCTGATTACACTGAAGGAGAATTTTTCTCCAAACGCGGACCCTAGCAAGAATCGTCCAACATCATCCAGATAGATCAAGTTAGTCTTGaagtcaaagacaaacacaTTAATCGAACATTTATCCAATAAATAGGGTACTCAACTGCAGATTTCACCGAAGGCTGAGAAAAGGGCATCGAAGCGCCTACAAACGACCAGGCCCGCGTAGGTTTCAAAGATGTAACTTCTTGTGAAGCAATTACGGAGAAGCGATTGGCGACTTACCATTTTCTGCAGCACTTACAAGATTCTGGGTGTAGCTTTCATAACAAGTCAATACTACGAACACCAATAGTACATGAATCATAGTCTTCATACATTATGCTTGTCAACTTCATTAACGTAACTAAATGTGTATTTGCCCCCTTGAGGACAATAAACGAGGCTGTCCATTGTTATTCAAACCAATTCCAGTGTTTCACATCATTACTGAGATGGTCGAGTGTATTCTGGCacgtgaaaaattcaaaatcttcaacagaTACGTCATAGTTTGTGTCCTgtctggcttaaaatgaatgcaacttgaaaagcTACAATTCAAGACCTTGgatcgtaactttttaagttgcaatAATTTTAAGTCAGAGAGGCATCAAACTGTCTGATTTTCCACCTGGCTACTGTATGAACTGCAATCCTTCTTCAACAGgacgttttcacgtgacgtcatggcTGCCACGTCGGTGATACATCAAAAGATCTTTAGTGAGCtacttttgttcgtccaccagaaGTCGTCCTTTTCTTTATTGTAATTGGTGTCTCTAGTGGTTGGTTGCTTTGAAAAGGCCCTATAAATACTTAAACATGCCTCATCCTTTACCAGTTTTCCAATGAAGAGCGCGTCTATCAGTgctattagggaatttaagatctacgacgcgacagtagcgaaaacggtCTATTTCGCTATTAtgtcagtttgtgtaacttttgaaagctagcggaactacccaggaactgaatttagaggtgcggtgtcaacgctacaaaataatattcaaatttgcgcctgagtgttcacgttctctgtaaaacttgagaaataagcatttcacgtcgcagatttgccgaggacttgaaagaaatgcatgGAATTGAaaaggcacgtgaagggcgtgcaaaacttttgttgttcgcaattaagtatgcaaattttgtggcgttgtcgctgcagtcgcgtcgttgatcttaaacttcATATTCAAAATCCACGCAGTCGTTAGGTGCGCACGTAATTAAGAAAACCGGAATCACCTTTCAAACCTTCAGTTGTGGTTCTCGAGATTAGTGATTTTTTGATTGTTCCTGAGATTCTTAGGAACCAAAATGAACCTTACGCCTCCAGCGCAGTCAGTTTTGCGAAAAAATCCTGTTACTGTTCTAGTTTCGTCCCATTCCCTTATTGTTCCATCACACTTCAGGCTACATAAGTGGTAAACGAGGAAATTCTACAGAGTCagttttactttgattttgGTGTCAATGATTTTTACAAGAGGATAGTCACGCTGACTACAATCggattttattttaccaaaatgaTAGCCGCCAATGTGGCGTAgatcaataaaataaaatttctcACCTCAGTTACAATAAAAGTAATCTATGCAAGCGCAAACTAGGTGTATGATACAAATTCATACGCTATAATCTATTGTACCGTCCTCATTCCGTTGTCAATGTGTTCATTATCGAGCTGAATGACACCAGAATACAAGCGTCAATTCCTGTTCCACCAAGACAATTCCTTGGCAAGCAAAACGGAAGATTGTTCTGAAACAATCTTAGTCCAAAGTATTTTATGAGAGCGTCGTATTTCTAAAAACAATATTTGTAATTACTCCTGGAAGCCCAGGCGACCAGGAGGGATTTATACTGATGTGTAACTGAGCATTCTGGGCGGTCTTCAACGCGTTCTAGAAAAGTGCAATTCTGCGCGAGTTATAGGTGTTTGCAATCGCAACGATAATCTTAAGTTACGAAAATAAGTAATAGTTGCTCATGTGAGATAAATGTATAGGATTGTAAACTGTTGAGTATAGATTCTCGCCTCTTTCTAGCAGTGGTTCAACAAAATACCCATAAACTCTTTGCAAAAACAAGGCTTGCATTTAGTGACCATTTCGAAAAAATTTTTATGAAAGAATAAACCTTGCATGCTCTCCAGAAAAAACCTGTTGCTTTCAGTTGTGAGGGCTAAATACCGGGACTAAAAATTGGTCATAGATGTCATAGGCATTGCGCCGACTAAGAAGCTTTGGTATGCGCAATAAAATGGGGGAAGTAAACTCCTTATCATGGAAAGTTAAAGAGCCACACTTCCTGTGCCAAAACCGTAAGACTCTAGAGAGGCTAGGAATCAGGGTAGGTGATAGCAAAACAAGAAGATCCAAAACTTCAGCAATATGCAAGATTACTTTCAGCTATACGCAAGATTACCATGATTAAATGCCCTActcatgttttttttgttttgttttgtttttttttgctttcacaGAAGTTACGACTTCTGGGGACGGTTTCCGCAACATCAGGCGCTAACATCTGTTCGTTTATAATCAATCAAGTCATGGGAATTTTAAGTGTTTATCAGTGCTCGTTAACAATTCGTTATCTTGAATGTTTCGATATACTTGAATCGTATATGCAATGACGTCACGAAGTCGTTCTCGACGCTTTGACAGTCCCAAGCAGTAATGATGGGTGCGAAGTCTTCACATGCATCCTTAACTCCTTGACTTTATCCAGCTGTCATAGGCTGTGAAACACAAACTCTCAGTTGACGAACATGTAACCTGCTAGGACCAGCGCCAAATTTTTGAGCACCGTATGCTGTAAAAAGGACGcatctgaaaatgaaagttttaaaaaaataaataacaaaattgcTCCAGGTGGATAACAGAAAATGAACACGAAAGCAACTTGAAGACTAGTAAATTCCATGGAAAATGCACTTCTGGACAGAAATTACAGAATGACTAGGGATGGCTAGGTATTCCGAAGGATGGCTAGATATCCTTTAGGATGGCTGAGGATGGCTAGGCGTCCATAAGGATGTCTTGGCATCTCTAAGGATAGCTAAGGATGGCTGTGTCCCTAATGATGGTTAGGTAtccctaaggatgtctaggcaACCCTAAGGATGGCTATGTATCCCTTGGGATGGCTAAGGATCGCTAGGCGTggctgctcttttaatatgtttcagatataaCGAAAGacaaataactgccaagtttcaaagcctGAAACGTCGTAttcttattgaagatacaaagggatttctgtcacccgaaaagtttcgggacgttcgagaaacgtgCCCAGCtgcggcccgtttctcgaaagtcccgaaaacgtttcgggcatgaaaagccatttctaaaactgcgacccgcttattctgtaaagctgggtTTTTGATATATTGTAAAGGgaatacaatttaaaataattgcaaagttccgtgcctcgagacgccttcgttttgaagatacaaagagaattatgtcacccgaaattcgctcgaaaagtttcaggactttcgagaaacgggcccctgggcccagttgttcaaacccTGACCTAATGAATCCAGGATCAGCAGAGAGTTTACTTtctctgaaaatgaaatttatCAGGTTAGTGCGCTTTACACCAGCAAAGTTCAAACCTCTTTTCCTGCTTAATCCCGGGAAAAACTGAAAACTGTATTCGCGATGTTCGCGCATGGATGAGAGATGATAAGCTGATGCTAAACGACGACAAAACTGAGTTTTTGATCATTGGCACGGAAAGATCAATACAATATCCGGCACATTAGGAAGTATCTGTCTCATGAGTCCACCGAGAGGCTTGTTCATGCGTTTATCACTAGCAGGCTTGATTACTGTAATGGTTTATTGTACGGTGCTCCTGAGTATCAAATTAAGAAACTTCAAAGAGTCATGAATGCCAGTGCTCGATTAGTTTACCGTGCACCTAAGTATTGTCTCATTACTCCTTTGCTAAGAGAACTCCACTGGTTACCAGTGCGCTTGCGCGTAGATTTTAAGATTCTCCTTGTTACATTTAAGGTACTTCACGGTGTTGCGCCTATCTATCTTAAGGATCTAGTCTCTGTCTTACCGGACTCACATTACCAACTACGCCGTAACAACAATGGTATATTGTTAGAAAGACCTCGGCTAAGAACGAAGAAGACTATGGGAGATCGCGCGTTTTCTATAGCTGCCCCAAtcttatggaacagtcttcctctgCCAATAAGACAGGAAACATCAATCGACTCTTTTAAGCGCTCTGttaaaacatatttatttaaaaaggcTTTTAGTTAGATTATTTAGTCATATAATTTaatattgtgattttttttttttttaaattctttattttactaattactctggaattttttttatata
This genomic interval carries:
- the LOC136930727 gene encoding uncharacterized protein, whose protein sequence is MIHVLLVFVVLTCYESYTQNLVSAAENVSAGEGILAFHSISTECFRDHFTILLSTKLIPNVDDAIFLLNGKRCRKRYLNSSHIIVSFKPSEYGTTTDTYSNGWVIYTSLVTVLFEEHEGLKKSTKVLKVQCMFKNATTDIIGSLPRQNVTNSTNAKELLEGNEEQWSKNVTVQSSDEIRMKNDQSSDSKGVNHDNVTEGEPEDGTEISPVQSSMEKIRKKTVLLLNGRRVTVAEDAQTEKSVPFVESLPGSSNRSSAKKDSFREVLESPVLTTANVTVSQKLDPVTFTADQRTSTVVRNGDKMTIQAKLSSESREKSLSLAIHDCYTSPHAEKEEENKDIITFIKSG